One genomic segment of Trueperaceae bacterium includes these proteins:
- a CDS encoding antitoxin Xre/MbcA/ParS toxin-binding domain-containing protein: MATAVARKQEELFRQVFDADYGSVVRAIIDHRLIGDQDLLKVVDGLLRVFDVSKADVYELLGVSSSRVSRRPVMDVSTLDRGSAALKLFARVAAIIGDEAASDWFRRPHEHLGGKRPFDLLRTSLGQQELASMITALQDGAYL; encoded by the coding sequence ATGGCAACTGCGGTGGCGCGGAAGCAGGAGGAGCTGTTCCGGCAGGTGTTCGACGCCGACTACGGCTCCGTGGTGCGGGCGATCATCGACCACCGCCTCATCGGCGACCAGGACCTGCTCAAGGTCGTCGACGGCCTGCTGCGGGTCTTCGACGTCAGCAAGGCGGACGTCTACGAGCTGCTCGGGGTCTCGAGCAGCCGCGTGAGCAGGCGCCCGGTGATGGACGTCTCGACGCTGGACCGCGGCAGCGCAGCTCTGAAGCTCTTCGCGCGCGTCGCGGCCATCATCGGCGATGAGGCCGCCTCGGACTGGTTCCGCCGGCCGCACGAGCACCTCGGCGGCAAGCGCCCGTTCGACCTGCTGCGGACCAGCCTGGGGCAGCAGGAGCTCGCCAGCATGATCACGGCGCTCCAGGACGGGGCCTACCTCTGA